A genomic window from Anticarsia gemmatalis isolate Benzon Research Colony breed Stoneville strain chromosome 22, ilAntGemm2 primary, whole genome shotgun sequence includes:
- the LOC142982604 gene encoding NACHT domain- and WD repeat-containing protein 1 isoform X4, with product MGNSCSSGQAHKDKDNVSQHSEEYTLSSGARDRSPSYRVTKPSVDATAESAAAPAHHLLEPSASVKSESKPQLKGPRPVGSSVSDSISLSSPVACTSPREDAEGPPMPASMQALPEEHRNCLLGKVPGLRQRRRRAMLIYVCAADSQDCCAEKGALQCGAAARLRVRARRRGWRVHVADLHWRSPLEQQRDHRFPVLCIAELARQSELGAVVPVLFLNSGLGTPLLPHTLECADFKAALEAADDDNDKALLNKWYSLDCSTTPPCYRLVRGAPARWRREMAKTLNVLVRTLPQEACDAYLTTVVEQEVQHTVLMSVEAARRCVWVCRAGGAQPEPADVADAAHHHELQRRLNNLQKDLKQHLSERNVIRASVRGRAAPGGEDEYTEGVSAALQERLDALLDALVADHDAPAGYHGIPTSVFDEVNEHLTFCQKAAQCTSNREITLNELKTYITGDSTVPLALIGGAGCGKATLVARAVTLAHSYQPDLAVIVRFVGLTPQSSSSHQLLKSIVDQCHVLLTGTVYRGRNDVWSLSAALPALLGGVGRARGALLCVVGADALRAARWLPERLPHNVKMIVTVTEEKDEPSSSAIMAVLSSEDGPKVVRAPPVGPEEAKAVLTACAATYSKTGAASPPEAAVKAVQKCTLPLYAKILAWQISLSAETFTEVSEPETTPELVICEDLEGQLTQILITTESALGADRVKTCLALLTASRRGLDDTEILDILAHDELFRSEETYLPWAPASLVWPQLAALLSPWLRWDSRGAARWRDAALASAAADRYLTDCDKAVRQILVEYYQGVWYTENDPKMAGRLVSQENMFSDEYYNTRKLDELPFQHYHIYKDEPETFAHQPYFTKLDWIHDKLAATDCCHFLEDIALVHLDPLPEHIEILKDFLETHSYALDYDHRQFYGLLRMTLEKRQRDGHQIKSPIVQGWMSEITEPPVPTFYPENEDFWKLLEVKEKREFSMGDGFDTKNYDLIVRFDSRGKFVATVSTEREEICVWDVTKCKMVRKMTGVTHPINLVPIDEYKCVVLCRRELRVYNLDQGTFLVALKGVMNQKMPYYGLHDPKHLVALSRNRMYVNLMNIETGDCVTTFKAGEDRFLNSLLVSGDGRVLVCGDETQKPFPLLVWSLTSRKLLYDLRIPHHDFITSKAAITYEGSYVCVVSRELDEPSPNFIVVYDLQSGTLFKKWKPGCDTVALAISSVDGCVVSGLADTRILVWDLVTGNCRLTLRGHVAAPSLLRLAKSGGVLMSTDDTCKDLSVRLWDLHTGKLIAVYTPPERITSCEVLLGGSVLALALENYKEILCVKLYGPTIESVATGKEVEYDDRGYGNEKLDGKTFDVKGLESS from the exons GTACACGTTGTCATCTGGCGCGCGGGACAG GTCACCCTCGTACCGGGTCACGAAGCCGTCAGTGGACGCCACGGCGGAGAGCGCGGCGGCGCCGGCTCATCACCTGCTGGAGCCGTCAGCCTCCGTCAAGTCTGAGAGTAAGCCGCAGTTGAAGGGACCAAGGCCGGTCGGATCTAGTGTTTCTG ATTCGATATCGCTGTCATCACCGGTAGCGTGCACGTCTCCGCGCGAGGATGCCGAGGGTCCGCCCATGCCGGCGTCCATGCAGGCGCTGCCCGAGGAGCACAGGAACTGTCTGCTGGGCAAGGTGCCTGGACTCAGGCAGCGCAGGCGTCGGGCTATGCTTATTTATGTCTGCGCTGCGGATTCACAAG ACTGTTGTGCGGAGAAGGGCGCGCTGCagtgcggcgcggcggcgcgacTGCGGGTACGCGCGCGACGTCGCGGCTGGCGCGTGCACGTGGCCGACCTGCACTGGCGCTCGCCGCTCGAGCAGCAGAGGGACCATCGCTTCCCTGTGCTGTGTATCGCGGAACTTGCTC GTCAGTCGGAGCTCGGCGCGGTGGTACCTGTACTGTTCTTGAACTCTGGGCTGGGCACTCCGCTGTTACCTCACACCCTGGAGTGCGCGGACTTCAAGGCCGCGCTGGAAGCGGCCGACGACGACAATGATAAAGCACTCTTGAATAAATg GTACAGCCTAGACTGCAGCACCACGCCGCCATGTTACCGGCTGGTCCGCGGCGCGCCGGCTCGCTGGCGCCGCGAGATGGCCAAGACGCTCAACGTGCTGGTCCGCACGCTGCCGCAGGAGGCCTGCGATGCCTATCTCACTACTGTTGTTGAACAG GAGGTGCAGCACACAGTACTGATGAGCGTggaggcggcgcggcgctgCGTGTGGGTGTgccgcgcgggcggcgcgcagCCCGAGCCCGCCGACGTCGCTGATGCGGCACATCATCACGAGCTGCAGCGACGACTTAACAACCTGCAGAAGGACCTCAAG CAACACCTGAGCGAGCGCAACGTGATCCGCGCGAGCGTGCGCGGGCGCGCGGCGCCGGGCGGCGAGGACGAGTACACGGAGGGCGTGAGCGCGGCGCTGCAGGAGCGCCTCGACGCGCTGCTCGACGCGCTCGTCGCCGACCACGACGCGCCCGCCGGATACCACGGGATACCTACCAG TGTGTTCGACGAGGTGAACGAGCACCTCACATTCTGTCAGAAGGCGGCGCAGTGCACCTCCAACAGAGAGATCACGCTCAATGAACTTAAGAC ATATATAACAGGCGACAGTACGGTCCCGCTGGCGTTGATCGGCGGCGCGGGCTGCGGCAAGGCCACGCTGGTAGCGAGAGCTGTCACTCTAGCGCACTCATACCAGCCAGACCTAGCTGTTATTGTCAG GTTCGTGGGCCTAACGCCGCAGTCGAGCAGTTCGCATCAGTTGCTCAAGTCCATCGTGGACCAGTGTCACGTGCTGTTGACCGGCACCGTGTATAGGGGACGCAAT GACGTGTGGTCGCTATCCGCCGCGCTGCCGGCGCTGCTGGGCGGCGTGGGTCGCGCTCGCGGCGCGCTGCTGTGCGTGGTGGGCGCCGACGCGCTGCGAGCCGCGCGCTGGCTGCCCGAGAGACTGCCGCATAATGTCAAGATGATCGTCACTGTCACTGAAG AAAAAGACGAGCCGTCGAGCTCAGCGATCATGGCAGTGCTATCATCAGAGGACGGGCCCAAGGTGGTCCGCGCGCCGCCCGTGGGCCCCGAGGAGGCCAAGGCCGTCCTCACGGCGTGTGCCGCCACCTACAGCAAGACCGGCGCAGCATCACCGCCTGAGGCCGCCGTGAAGGCCGTGCAGAAGTGCACCCTGCCGCTTTATGCTAAG ATCCTAGCGTGGCAGATCTCTCTCTCAGCGGAGACATTCACGGAAGTGTCGGAGCCAGAAACGACTCCCGAGCTGGTGATCTGCGAGGACCTGGAGGGACAGCTGACGCAGATCCTCATCACCACGGAGTCGGCGCTCGGCGCGGACCGAGTGAAGACCTGCCTCGCGCTGCTCACGGCTTCCAGGAGAGGACTCGATGATACTGAGATACTGGATATATTGGCACATGATGAACTGTTCAGGAGTGAGGAGACTTATT TACCGTGGGCGCCAGCATCTCTAGTATGGCCACAGCTAGCAGCGCTGCTGTCCCCATGGCTGCGCTGGGACTCGCGCGGGGCTGCTCGCTGGCGGGACGCGGCGCTCGCCAGCGCGGCCGCCGACCGGTACTTAACTGACTGCGATAAGGCTGTCAGGCAGATCCTTGTCGAGTATTATCAG GGTGTGTGGTACACAGAAAACGATCCCAAGATGGCGGGCCGTCTTGTTTCACAGGAGAATATGTTTTCTGATGAGTA CTACAACACTCGTAAACTCGACGAGCTTCCGTTCCAGCACTACCACATATACAAAGATGAGCCTGAGACCTTCGCCCACCAGCCATACTTCACCAAACTGGACTGGATCCACGACAAACTGGCCGCCACGGACTGCTGCCACTTCCTCGAAGACATAGCCCTAGTCCACCTCGACCCACTGCCCGAACACATAGAAATACTAAAAGACTTCCTCGAAACACATTCTTACGCTTTAGATTACGACCATCGCCAGTTTTATGGGCTACTCCGAATGACGCTAGAGAAGAGACAGCGCGATGGACATCAAATTAAAAGTCCTATCGTTCAAGGTTGGATGTCAGAGATTACGGAACCGCCTGTACCGACGTTTTATCCTGAGAATGAGGACTTTTGGAAGCTTCTAGAAGTGAAGGAAAAGAGGGAGTTTTCTATGGGAGACGGGTTTGATACGAAGAATTATGATCTAATCGTGAGATTTGATAGCAGGGGGAAGTTTGTGGCGACCGTGTCTACTGAACGAGAAGAGATTTGTGTGTGGGATGTTACGAA GTGTAAGATGGTCCGCAAGATGACAGGTGTGACGCATCCTATCAACTTGGTGCCCATCGACGAGTATAAGTGCGTGGTGCTGTGCCGCAGGGAGCTCAGGGTTTATAACCTCGACCAG GGCACGTTCCTAGTGGCGCTGAAGGGTGTGATGAACCAGAAGATGCCGTACTATGGCCTGCACGACCCTAAACACTTGGTCGCACTCTCCCGGAACAGGATGTATGTCAACCTCATGAATATTGAGACTG gtGACTGTGTCACAACGTTCAAAGCTGGTGAAGATAGATTCCTCAATTCATTGCTGGTTTCTGGCGACGGAAG GGTGTTAGTATGTGGAGACGAGACTCAGAAGCCGTTCCCGCTGCTGGTGTGGTCTCTGACGTCACGCAAGCTGCTGTATGACCTGCGCATCCCTCATCATGACTTCATCACCTCTAAGGCTGCTATTACTTATGAAG GTTCATACGTGTGCGTAGTATCCCGAGAGCTCGACGAGCCGAGTCCTAACTTCATCGTGGTGTACGACCTGCAGTCGGGCACGTTGTTCAAGAAGTGGAAGCCTGGCTGCGACACCGTGGCGCTGGCCATCAGCTCCGTTGACGGCTGTGTCGTGTCGGGACTTGCTGATACTAGGATATTGGTGTGGGACCTTGTTACTG GTAACTGTCGACTGACGCTACGGGGACACGTGGCAGCTCCTTCGCTCCTGCGGCTGGCGAAGTCCGGCGGAGTGCTCATGTCTACTGATGACACATGCAAGGACTTATCTGTGAGGCTCTGGGACTTACACACAG GCAAGCTCATAGCAGTATACACACCACCAGAGCGAATCACATCATGCGAGGTACTGCTAGGCGGATCAGTCCTCGCCCTTGCTCTAGAAAACTACAAGGAAATCCTCTGTGTTAAGCTCTATGGTCCGACCATAGAGTCGGTAGCCACTGGCAAGGAGGTCGAATATGATGACAGAGGTTATGGTAATGAAAAGTTAGATGGCAAGACGTTTGATGTGAAGGGACTGGAGAGCTCATAG
- the LOC142982604 gene encoding NACHT domain- and WD repeat-containing protein 1 isoform X2 yields MGNSCSSGQAHKDKDNVSQHSEEYTLSSGARDRSNCCPRRSPSYRVTKPSVDATAESAAAPAHHLLEPSASVKSESKPQLKGPRPVGSSVSDSISLSSPVACTSPREDAEGPPMPASMQALPEEHRNCLLGKVPGLRQRRRRAMLIYVCAADSQDCCAEKGALQCGAAARLRVRARRRGWRVHVADLHWRSPLEQQRDHRFPVLCIAELARQSELGAVVPVLFLNSGLGTPLLPHTLECADFKAALEAADDDNDKALLNKWYSLDCSTTPPCYRLVRGAPARWRREMAKTLNVLVRTLPQEACDAYLTTVVEQEVQHTVLMSVEAARRCVWVCRAGGAQPEPADVADAAHHHELQRRLNNLQKDLKQHLSERNVIRASVRGRAAPGGEDEYTEGVSAALQERLDALLDALVADHDAPAGYHGIPTSVFDEVNEHLTFCQKAAQCTSNREITLNELKTYITGDSTVPLALIGGAGCGKATLVARAVTLAHSYQPDLAVIVRFVGLTPQSSSSHQLLKSIVDQCHVLLTGTVYRGRNDVWSLSAALPALLGGVGRARGALLCVVGADALRAARWLPERLPHNVKMIVTVTEEKDEPSSSAIMAVLSSEDGPKVVRAPPVGPEEAKAVLTACAATYSKTGAASPPEAAVKAVQKCTLPLYAKILAWQISLSAETFTEVSEPETTPELVICEDLEGQLTQILITTESALGADRVKTCLALLTASRRGLDDTEILDILAHDELFRSEETYLPWAPASLVWPQLAALLSPWLRWDSRGAARWRDAALASAAADRYLTDCDKAVRQILVEYYQGVWYTENDPKMAGRLVSQENMFSDEYYNTRKLDELPFQHYHIYKDEPETFAHQPYFTKLDWIHDKLAATDCCHFLEDIALVHLDPLPEHIEILKDFLETHSYALDYDHRQFYGLLRMTLEKRQRDGHQIKSPIVQGWMSEITEPPVPTFYPENEDFWKLLEVKEKREFSMGDGFDTKNYDLIVRFDSRGKFVATVSTEREEICVWDVTKCKMVRKMTGVTHPINLVPIDEYKCVVLCRRELRVYNLDQGTFLVALKGVMNQKMPYYGLHDPKHLVALSRNRMYVNLMNIETGDCVTTFKAGEDRFLNSLLVSGDGRVLVCGDETQKPFPLLVWSLTSRKLLYDLRIPHHDFITSKAAITYEGSYVCVVSRELDEPSPNFIVVYDLQSGTLFKKWKPGCDTVALAISSVDGCVVSGLADTRILVWDLVTGNCRLTLRGHVAAPSLLRLAKSGGVLMSTDDTCKDLSVRLWDLHTGKLIAVYTPPERITSCEVLLGGSVLALALENYKEILCVKLYGPTIESVATGKEVEYDDRGYGNEKLDGKTFDVKGLESS; encoded by the exons GTACACGTTGTCATCTGGCGCGCGGGACAG GTCAAACTGCTGCCCGCGCAGGTCACCCTCGTACCGGGTCACGAAGCCGTCAGTGGACGCCACGGCGGAGAGCGCGGCGGCGCCGGCTCATCACCTGCTGGAGCCGTCAGCCTCCGTCAAGTCTGAGAGTAAGCCGCAGTTGAAGGGACCAAGGCCGGTCGGATCTAGTGTTTCTG ATTCGATATCGCTGTCATCACCGGTAGCGTGCACGTCTCCGCGCGAGGATGCCGAGGGTCCGCCCATGCCGGCGTCCATGCAGGCGCTGCCCGAGGAGCACAGGAACTGTCTGCTGGGCAAGGTGCCTGGACTCAGGCAGCGCAGGCGTCGGGCTATGCTTATTTATGTCTGCGCTGCGGATTCACAAG ACTGTTGTGCGGAGAAGGGCGCGCTGCagtgcggcgcggcggcgcgacTGCGGGTACGCGCGCGACGTCGCGGCTGGCGCGTGCACGTGGCCGACCTGCACTGGCGCTCGCCGCTCGAGCAGCAGAGGGACCATCGCTTCCCTGTGCTGTGTATCGCGGAACTTGCTC GTCAGTCGGAGCTCGGCGCGGTGGTACCTGTACTGTTCTTGAACTCTGGGCTGGGCACTCCGCTGTTACCTCACACCCTGGAGTGCGCGGACTTCAAGGCCGCGCTGGAAGCGGCCGACGACGACAATGATAAAGCACTCTTGAATAAATg GTACAGCCTAGACTGCAGCACCACGCCGCCATGTTACCGGCTGGTCCGCGGCGCGCCGGCTCGCTGGCGCCGCGAGATGGCCAAGACGCTCAACGTGCTGGTCCGCACGCTGCCGCAGGAGGCCTGCGATGCCTATCTCACTACTGTTGTTGAACAG GAGGTGCAGCACACAGTACTGATGAGCGTggaggcggcgcggcgctgCGTGTGGGTGTgccgcgcgggcggcgcgcagCCCGAGCCCGCCGACGTCGCTGATGCGGCACATCATCACGAGCTGCAGCGACGACTTAACAACCTGCAGAAGGACCTCAAG CAACACCTGAGCGAGCGCAACGTGATCCGCGCGAGCGTGCGCGGGCGCGCGGCGCCGGGCGGCGAGGACGAGTACACGGAGGGCGTGAGCGCGGCGCTGCAGGAGCGCCTCGACGCGCTGCTCGACGCGCTCGTCGCCGACCACGACGCGCCCGCCGGATACCACGGGATACCTACCAG TGTGTTCGACGAGGTGAACGAGCACCTCACATTCTGTCAGAAGGCGGCGCAGTGCACCTCCAACAGAGAGATCACGCTCAATGAACTTAAGAC ATATATAACAGGCGACAGTACGGTCCCGCTGGCGTTGATCGGCGGCGCGGGCTGCGGCAAGGCCACGCTGGTAGCGAGAGCTGTCACTCTAGCGCACTCATACCAGCCAGACCTAGCTGTTATTGTCAG GTTCGTGGGCCTAACGCCGCAGTCGAGCAGTTCGCATCAGTTGCTCAAGTCCATCGTGGACCAGTGTCACGTGCTGTTGACCGGCACCGTGTATAGGGGACGCAAT GACGTGTGGTCGCTATCCGCCGCGCTGCCGGCGCTGCTGGGCGGCGTGGGTCGCGCTCGCGGCGCGCTGCTGTGCGTGGTGGGCGCCGACGCGCTGCGAGCCGCGCGCTGGCTGCCCGAGAGACTGCCGCATAATGTCAAGATGATCGTCACTGTCACTGAAG AAAAAGACGAGCCGTCGAGCTCAGCGATCATGGCAGTGCTATCATCAGAGGACGGGCCCAAGGTGGTCCGCGCGCCGCCCGTGGGCCCCGAGGAGGCCAAGGCCGTCCTCACGGCGTGTGCCGCCACCTACAGCAAGACCGGCGCAGCATCACCGCCTGAGGCCGCCGTGAAGGCCGTGCAGAAGTGCACCCTGCCGCTTTATGCTAAG ATCCTAGCGTGGCAGATCTCTCTCTCAGCGGAGACATTCACGGAAGTGTCGGAGCCAGAAACGACTCCCGAGCTGGTGATCTGCGAGGACCTGGAGGGACAGCTGACGCAGATCCTCATCACCACGGAGTCGGCGCTCGGCGCGGACCGAGTGAAGACCTGCCTCGCGCTGCTCACGGCTTCCAGGAGAGGACTCGATGATACTGAGATACTGGATATATTGGCACATGATGAACTGTTCAGGAGTGAGGAGACTTATT TACCGTGGGCGCCAGCATCTCTAGTATGGCCACAGCTAGCAGCGCTGCTGTCCCCATGGCTGCGCTGGGACTCGCGCGGGGCTGCTCGCTGGCGGGACGCGGCGCTCGCCAGCGCGGCCGCCGACCGGTACTTAACTGACTGCGATAAGGCTGTCAGGCAGATCCTTGTCGAGTATTATCAG GGTGTGTGGTACACAGAAAACGATCCCAAGATGGCGGGCCGTCTTGTTTCACAGGAGAATATGTTTTCTGATGAGTA CTACAACACTCGTAAACTCGACGAGCTTCCGTTCCAGCACTACCACATATACAAAGATGAGCCTGAGACCTTCGCCCACCAGCCATACTTCACCAAACTGGACTGGATCCACGACAAACTGGCCGCCACGGACTGCTGCCACTTCCTCGAAGACATAGCCCTAGTCCACCTCGACCCACTGCCCGAACACATAGAAATACTAAAAGACTTCCTCGAAACACATTCTTACGCTTTAGATTACGACCATCGCCAGTTTTATGGGCTACTCCGAATGACGCTAGAGAAGAGACAGCGCGATGGACATCAAATTAAAAGTCCTATCGTTCAAGGTTGGATGTCAGAGATTACGGAACCGCCTGTACCGACGTTTTATCCTGAGAATGAGGACTTTTGGAAGCTTCTAGAAGTGAAGGAAAAGAGGGAGTTTTCTATGGGAGACGGGTTTGATACGAAGAATTATGATCTAATCGTGAGATTTGATAGCAGGGGGAAGTTTGTGGCGACCGTGTCTACTGAACGAGAAGAGATTTGTGTGTGGGATGTTACGAA GTGTAAGATGGTCCGCAAGATGACAGGTGTGACGCATCCTATCAACTTGGTGCCCATCGACGAGTATAAGTGCGTGGTGCTGTGCCGCAGGGAGCTCAGGGTTTATAACCTCGACCAG GGCACGTTCCTAGTGGCGCTGAAGGGTGTGATGAACCAGAAGATGCCGTACTATGGCCTGCACGACCCTAAACACTTGGTCGCACTCTCCCGGAACAGGATGTATGTCAACCTCATGAATATTGAGACTG gtGACTGTGTCACAACGTTCAAAGCTGGTGAAGATAGATTCCTCAATTCATTGCTGGTTTCTGGCGACGGAAG GGTGTTAGTATGTGGAGACGAGACTCAGAAGCCGTTCCCGCTGCTGGTGTGGTCTCTGACGTCACGCAAGCTGCTGTATGACCTGCGCATCCCTCATCATGACTTCATCACCTCTAAGGCTGCTATTACTTATGAAG GTTCATACGTGTGCGTAGTATCCCGAGAGCTCGACGAGCCGAGTCCTAACTTCATCGTGGTGTACGACCTGCAGTCGGGCACGTTGTTCAAGAAGTGGAAGCCTGGCTGCGACACCGTGGCGCTGGCCATCAGCTCCGTTGACGGCTGTGTCGTGTCGGGACTTGCTGATACTAGGATATTGGTGTGGGACCTTGTTACTG GTAACTGTCGACTGACGCTACGGGGACACGTGGCAGCTCCTTCGCTCCTGCGGCTGGCGAAGTCCGGCGGAGTGCTCATGTCTACTGATGACACATGCAAGGACTTATCTGTGAGGCTCTGGGACTTACACACAG GCAAGCTCATAGCAGTATACACACCACCAGAGCGAATCACATCATGCGAGGTACTGCTAGGCGGATCAGTCCTCGCCCTTGCTCTAGAAAACTACAAGGAAATCCTCTGTGTTAAGCTCTATGGTCCGACCATAGAGTCGGTAGCCACTGGCAAGGAGGTCGAATATGATGACAGAGGTTATGGTAATGAAAAGTTAGATGGCAAGACGTTTGATGTGAAGGGACTGGAGAGCTCATAG